A window of Streptomyces sp. Je 1-332 genomic DNA:
GCTGCTCGCCGACCTGGAGGCGCACCGCGAGCTGCTCCTGCGCGAGGTGCGTGAGCGCCGCCCGTTGCGCGAGATCTATGAGGACGTGGATCGGCTCATGGTCCGCCAGGGCTATGCCAACCGCCATCGTGCGTATCCCTTCGGCGTCATCGCGCACAAGGTCGACCGGGTCAAGGAGCGCCGGTTCTCGCCGAACGTCTTCGGCTTCGGCACACAGTCCTTGAAGGGGCTCGCCGGCGACGCGATCCATGGCCACCGGGACGGCTGGTCGCCGCTCTGGTCGCCGTACAAATTCTCCGACCACCCACCCCGGAAGGGGCTCTGGGCGGTCGAACCGCACCTCGGATTCCGGGGTACGGGCGCGAAGTTCGAGGAGATCCTGGTCGTCACCGACTCCAAGGACCCCGAGCAGAGCGCGTTCTGGCTCGACGACGATCTGCCGCATGTGCGGCGCTGGGCTGAGGAGAGGGCCG
This region includes:
- a CDS encoding M24 family metallopeptidase, coding for MTSAVAGELPADLRGFREVQTLAYECAEAVAAQLRPGVTEREAARMQREWLRERGVRDWFHLPFAWFGDRTAFVNFRIPLQFFPTNRRLEPGMPFILDVAPIYKGYTADIGYSGCLGLNPVHDKLLADLEAHRELLLREVRERRPLREIYEDVDRLMVRQGYANRHRAYPFGVIAHKVDRVKERRFSPNVFGFGTQSLKGLAGDAIHGHRDGWSPLWSPYKFSDHPPRKGLWAVEPHLGFRGTGAKFEEILVVTDSKDPEQSAFWLDDDLPHVRRWAEERAAA